From a region of the Primulina eburnea isolate SZY01 chromosome 7, ASM2296580v1, whole genome shotgun sequence genome:
- the LOC140835729 gene encoding uncharacterized protein: MPVGIPPYQPPQSNQPPKQKKFKAKGKQFKKKSYSSSSSSDTGASHSFMSAAFIDEHEIATTLLLDTVYVSTTTGLYLMSREIVLNCVIRFDINLMITNLIKLSMSDFDCILGIDNSTNCRATIDCFHGVVGFRPYYGNKWNFYGNDSQSRIPLVSAMEMFRLLVAGNEGFMIYAVDVTQEEMLKFSDNPMVKDFPDEISGFPPKRKIYFSIELISGTNPISRPPYRLALAELKELKEQLRDLLEKGYIRPNLKEAILREAHCSRHSIHLGNRKTYHTLRAHYWWKGMKKEISDFVAKCLTCQQVKAECMRPSVMLDSLEVSQWNWKHIAMDFVTYLPRSNPGCDAIWVIIDRLSKSAHFIPYDRTCTYNKMAKLYIDHVSISAIHDVFHVSILRKYEPDPSHVLSTEDVELDSSLSYVEHPVQILDRKEKQLRNKTILLVLVKWSRHGIEEAT, translated from the exons ATGCCAGTGGGCATACCTCCTTATCAGCCTCCACAGTCAAACCAGCCACCGAAGCAGAAGAAATTCAAGGCTAagggaaagcagtttaagaagaaGTCTTACAGCAGTTCATCTAGTTCAG ACAcgggagcatctcattcatttatGTCTGCTGCATTTATCGATGAGCATGAGATAGCTACTACCTTGTTGTTGGATACAGTGTATGTGTCTACCACTACTGGTTTGTATTTGATGTCTCGTGAGATAGTTCTGAACTGTGTGATTAGATTTGATATTAACCttatgataactaatctaatcaaATTATCTATGTCTGACTTCGACTGTATTTTGGGAATTGATAATTCGACGAATTGTCGAGCCACCATTGATTGTTTCCATGGAGTTGTCGGATTTAGACCTTATTATGGAAATAAGTGGAACTTTTATGGTAATGATTCGCAGTCACGCATTCCATTAGTGTCAGCGATGGAAATGTTTAGACTGCTAGTGGCAGGGAATGAAGGATTCATGATTTATGCAGTTGATGTCACACAGGAAGAAATGTTGAAATTTTCAGATAATCCTATGGTAAAGGATTTTCCTGATGAAATTTCAGGCTTTCCGCCTAAAAGGAAAATATATTTCAGTATTGAGTTAATTTCAGGGACGAACCCTATTTCTAGACCACCGTATCGTTTGGCTCTAGCggagttgaaagaactcaaggaaCAATTACGAGACTTACTGGAGAAAGGTTATATTAGACCAA ATCTGAAAGAAGCTATACTACGTGAAGCGCATTGTAGTCGACATAGTATTCATTTAGGAAATCGAAAGACGTATCATACTTTGAGAGCTCATtattggtggaaaggtatgaagaaggaaatTTCTGATTTCGTGGCTAAATGTTTAACTTGCCAACAGGTTAAAGCTGAATGTATGAGACCTAGCGTTATGTTAGATAGTCTTGAAGTATCGCAATGGAATTGGAAGCACattgctatggatttcgtgacataCCTACCTCGTTCTAATCCtggttgtgatgcaatttgggtgattattgatAGATTGTCTAAATCAGCCCATTTTATTCCATATGACCGTACTTGTACTTACAACAAAATGGCTAAATTGTACATTGATCATGTG AGTATTTCTGCGATacacgatgtgtttcatgtatctataTTGCGGAAGTACGAGCCAGATCCATCTCATGTTTTGAGTACCGAGGATGTGGAGTTAGATAGTTCCCTAAGTTATGTTGAGCATCCagttcaaattcttgatcgcaaAGAGAAGCAACTTAGGAACAAGACGATTCTTTTGGTTTTGGTGAAGTGGAGTAGACATGGGATAGAAGAAGCTACATGA